Proteins encoded by one window of Streptomyces uncialis:
- a CDS encoding class I SAM-dependent methyltransferase — protein sequence MFGPGGPTFRELTVQALSSVEHGYDLLAPTFDRTPFRTPDAILDATARVLEGLGPFGRGLDLCCGTGAGTRVLRRVCRDRIVGADLSAGMLTAARPAPPVRPGRPAEHLVRADALALPFAGSLDLVVSFGAFGHFLPRQRPALFAGVHRALAPGGRFAFPVVAPPAPGSRGYWATAGFDAVMRLRNALWRPPFVMYYRTFPLSAVRAELTRAGFTTDLYALPELGRRPDGGPRCRLVVATRPRTRAQVAPGRAADEFSADHRS from the coding sequence ATGTTCGGCCCCGGCGGACCCACGTTCCGCGAACTCACCGTGCAGGCGCTGTCCTCCGTCGAGCACGGCTACGACCTGCTCGCCCCCACCTTCGACCGCACGCCCTTCCGCACCCCGGACGCCATCCTCGACGCCACCGCGCGTGTGCTGGAAGGACTCGGCCCCTTCGGCCGCGGGCTGGACCTGTGCTGCGGCACGGGTGCCGGTACCCGGGTGCTGCGGCGGGTGTGCCGGGACCGGATCGTCGGGGCCGACCTCAGCGCCGGGATGCTGACGGCCGCCCGCCCGGCCCCACCGGTCCGCCCCGGCCGTCCGGCGGAGCATCTGGTCCGGGCCGACGCGCTGGCCCTGCCCTTCGCCGGGAGCCTCGACCTGGTCGTCAGCTTCGGGGCGTTCGGCCACTTCCTGCCCCGGCAGCGGCCCGCCCTCTTCGCCGGGGTGCACCGGGCCCTGGCCCCCGGCGGCCGGTTCGCCTTCCCGGTGGTCGCACCGCCCGCACCCGGCTCGCGGGGGTACTGGGCGACGGCCGGGTTCGACGCGGTGATGCGGCTCCGCAACGCCCTGTGGCGTCCGCCGTTCGTGATGTACTACCGCACCTTCCCGCTGTCCGCCGTCCGCGCCGAGCTGACCCGCGCGGGCTTCACCACCGACCTGTACGCCCTGCCGGAGCTGGGCCGGCGGCCGGACGGAGGACCGCGCTGCCGTCTGGTGGTCGCCACCCGGCCCCGCACCCGCGCCCAGGTGGCACCTGGACGCGCGGCCGATGAGTTTTCGGCGGACCATCGGTCGTAA
- a CDS encoding baeRF3 domain-containing protein produces the protein MHPRLDPRTLARLREPRPYPALSLLMPTHRREPHHAQDHVRLRNLVAEAKNRLRADPAATRARSADIADQLDQAVAATDLALAEDGLAVFAAPGEHQVWYLNRAVPERVVLSDTFLTRNLVAADLADRPYWVLAVSADHISLWDGRAERVSEVRTGPFPLVRSLADPDAERQERVGDLPSTFRDEATRAFLRRADEAMAAVLADHPRPLYAAGEAAALTTLAEVGGASDGGAGEMFRVPHGGLAQGPPELVWQAVLPFHSARQEAENGAVLRDLDRARGRREFAAGADEVWRNATEGRVDLLAVEENYRVTVRDDGHHLMPARHDDLDSREDLVDEIVERCLATGATVRFLPDGTLADLGRIAGVLRY, from the coding sequence ATGCACCCACGGCTCGACCCCCGAACGCTGGCGCGGCTCCGGGAGCCGCGCCCCTACCCCGCGCTGTCCCTGCTGATGCCCACGCACCGGCGCGAACCCCACCACGCCCAGGACCACGTACGTCTGCGCAACCTCGTCGCGGAGGCGAAGAACCGGCTGCGGGCCGACCCCGCGGCGACCCGCGCCCGCTCCGCGGACATCGCCGACCAGCTGGACCAGGCCGTCGCCGCCACCGACCTGGCCCTCGCGGAGGACGGCCTCGCCGTGTTCGCCGCGCCGGGCGAGCACCAGGTCTGGTACCTGAACCGCGCGGTCCCCGAACGCGTCGTGCTGTCGGACACGTTCCTGACCCGGAACCTGGTCGCCGCGGACCTCGCCGATCGCCCGTACTGGGTCCTCGCGGTCTCCGCCGACCACATCTCGCTGTGGGACGGCCGCGCCGAGCGGGTCAGCGAGGTCCGCACCGGCCCGTTCCCGCTGGTCAGAAGTCTCGCGGACCCCGACGCGGAGCGTCAGGAACGCGTCGGGGACCTGCCCAGCACCTTCCGCGACGAGGCGACCCGGGCGTTTCTGCGCCGGGCGGACGAAGCCATGGCCGCCGTACTCGCGGACCACCCCCGCCCGTTGTACGCGGCCGGGGAGGCGGCGGCGCTGACCACCCTCGCGGAGGTCGGCGGCGCGTCGGACGGCGGTGCGGGCGAGATGTTCCGGGTGCCGCACGGGGGCCTGGCGCAGGGGCCGCCCGAGCTGGTGTGGCAGGCGGTGCTGCCGTTCCACTCCGCGCGGCAGGAGGCGGAGAACGGCGCGGTGCTGCGGGACCTCGACCGGGCGCGGGGCCGCCGGGAGTTCGCCGCCGGGGCCGACGAGGTGTGGCGCAACGCGACCGAGGGCCGGGTGGACCTGCTGGCCGTGGAGGAGAACTACCGGGTGACGGTACGCGACGACGGCCACCATCTGATGCCCGCGAGGCATGACGATCTCGACTCCCGCGAGGACCTGGTGGACGAGATCGTCGAGCGTTGCCTGGCGACGGGCGCCACCGTACGTTTCCTGCCGGACGGCACCCTCGCGGACCTGGGCCGGATCGCGGGCGTACTGCGCTACTGA
- a CDS encoding ATP-binding protein — translation MTVPLPCYSCVEVEAHPERIDRVHRILAAHLARWTLDRQITPVCAGVRELLANVAEHAGDGTAVIELIWTGRHLIASVADQDHRPPRPLGPERGGLARVAALSDGWGSCGTPDGGKVVWFCRRVETAEGQPLVWPAPVSVLRESRPGPGSGPVPALLGAPARGAARPPLARRPLATRCA, via the coding sequence ATGACCGTCCCCCTGCCCTGTTACAGCTGTGTGGAAGTGGAAGCGCACCCGGAGCGGATCGACCGGGTCCACCGCATCCTCGCGGCGCACCTCGCCCGCTGGACGCTGGACCGCCAGATCACCCCGGTGTGCGCGGGGGTCCGCGAACTGCTCGCGAACGTCGCCGAGCACGCGGGCGACGGCACCGCCGTCATCGAACTCATCTGGACGGGACGGCACTTGATCGCCTCTGTCGCCGACCAGGACCACCGGCCGCCCCGGCCGCTGGGACCCGAGCGCGGCGGCCTGGCGAGGGTGGCCGCCCTCAGCGACGGCTGGGGGAGCTGCGGGACACCGGACGGCGGCAAGGTCGTGTGGTTCTGCCGCCGGGTGGAGACCGCGGAGGGCCAGCCACTGGTGTGGCCCGCCCCGGTGTCCGTGCTGCGGGAGTCACGGCCCGGCCCGGGGAGCGGCCCCGTCCCGGCCCTGCTCGGCGCTCCGGCGCGCGGCGCGGCCCGCCCGCCCCTGGCCCGCCGGCCGCTCGCCACGCGATGCGCGTGA
- a CDS encoding DUF2191 domain-containing protein, which yields MAKVTVGLDAELVVEVMVLSGAGSPQDAVELVVRDYIARGHRTEERTESGGGSARISAPQPLEPPQG from the coding sequence ATGGCCAAGGTAACCGTCGGACTGGACGCGGAACTCGTGGTGGAGGTCATGGTGCTGTCCGGCGCCGGCTCACCGCAGGACGCGGTGGAGCTCGTCGTCCGGGACTACATCGCCCGTGGCCACCGTACCGAGGAACGGACGGAGAGCGGGGGCGGGTCCGCACGGATCTCCGCACCGCAGCCGCTCGAACCGCCGCAGGGCTGA
- a CDS encoding ricin-type beta-trefoil lectin domain protein, translating into MPTPLTPHPKQDPHTPTADSRRSDDELTVALRSPSAEQETRAFAVLLSRHWESVQDYATVCAVSGPAASPMLAAAAFRAVLDPTRDGEPSLALRPRLLLTVRDLARTWALSPEATPLPPRNTMDTINPTDPIRGEPWASGVTVADNRRIAARAFGELPISAQYLLWHTEVEGEPISEPAALLALENAAAQGELEEAREVFRTSCLQAHIELATRPECRYYNRLLDVPVRQGDPLLPDVTEHVQGCEHCRFTVEQLRYFDGNVGALLAESVLVHGADDYLAIRQHRRIPELPGPPPRSVRPPAPPHPLYSARSDEDRDPVADAPRATGRHRVRTPRVLRSGRQMLAGFGAGAAVLTTAVLATTLWPNGGDDARGSGLPGTSVTRPEASLPPGYVPPAEAAGLPRGPVGGRLRNADAGLCLDVAGQRPRAGASATLMACSEGPSQQWTYEDDGLLRSAADPGLCLDSHADEGVAALGPCALREESHSADVHYDLTVQGQLIPRWADDLALTPTALVKRADVVVKLRDNSARQRWLVDPAPASARSVPEDPDACGAGCGAPAAEAHDRTPVQAPGRASEADDRAPSGPQRPDRSRREL; encoded by the coding sequence GTGCCCACCCCCCTCACACCCCATCCGAAGCAGGACCCCCACACCCCTACGGCGGATTCACGCCGTTCCGACGACGAACTCACGGTCGCGCTCCGCTCCCCCTCGGCCGAACAGGAGACCCGGGCCTTCGCGGTGCTGCTGAGCCGCCACTGGGAATCCGTCCAGGACTACGCGACCGTGTGCGCCGTGTCCGGACCCGCCGCCTCCCCCATGCTCGCCGCGGCGGCGTTCCGTGCGGTGCTCGACCCCACGCGCGACGGGGAGCCCTCGCTCGCGCTGCGCCCCCGGTTGCTGCTGACCGTGCGCGACCTGGCCCGGACCTGGGCTCTTTCCCCGGAGGCGACCCCACTCCCCCCGAGGAACACGATGGACACGATCAACCCGACGGACCCGATACGCGGTGAACCCTGGGCGTCCGGGGTCACCGTCGCGGATAACCGGCGGATCGCCGCACGTGCTTTCGGTGAGTTGCCGATATCCGCCCAGTACCTGCTCTGGCACACCGAGGTCGAGGGCGAGCCGATATCGGAACCGGCCGCTCTGCTGGCCCTGGAGAACGCCGCCGCCCAAGGTGAACTCGAAGAAGCACGGGAGGTATTCCGGACATCCTGCCTGCAAGCGCATATCGAACTTGCCACCCGTCCGGAATGCCGCTACTACAACCGTCTCCTCGACGTACCCGTCCGCCAGGGAGATCCCCTGCTGCCTGATGTGACGGAACACGTACAGGGTTGTGAGCACTGCCGGTTCACCGTCGAGCAACTGCGCTACTTCGACGGAAATGTGGGTGCGCTGCTGGCCGAGTCCGTACTCGTCCATGGAGCGGACGACTATCTCGCCATCCGTCAGCACCGCAGAATTCCCGAATTGCCCGGCCCTCCCCCGCGCTCCGTACGCCCGCCGGCACCGCCCCATCCGCTGTACTCGGCCCGGTCCGACGAGGACCGGGACCCCGTCGCCGACGCACCGCGGGCGACGGGCCGGCACCGGGTCCGCACCCCGCGTGTCCTGCGGTCGGGGCGGCAGATGCTCGCCGGGTTCGGGGCCGGGGCGGCCGTCCTGACGACGGCGGTCCTCGCCACGACCCTGTGGCCCAACGGCGGCGACGACGCCAGGGGTTCGGGGCTGCCCGGCACCTCCGTGACCCGCCCCGAGGCGTCGCTGCCGCCCGGCTACGTGCCCCCGGCGGAGGCCGCGGGGCTGCCGCGCGGACCGGTGGGCGGCAGACTCCGCAACGCCGACGCGGGACTCTGTCTCGACGTGGCGGGGCAGCGACCGCGCGCCGGCGCGTCGGCGACACTGATGGCCTGCTCGGAGGGGCCGAGCCAGCAGTGGACGTACGAGGACGACGGACTGCTGCGCAGCGCCGCGGACCCCGGCCTGTGCCTGGACTCGCACGCCGACGAGGGGGTGGCGGCCCTCGGTCCCTGCGCGCTGCGCGAGGAGTCCCACAGTGCCGATGTGCACTACGACCTCACGGTCCAGGGCCAGTTGATCCCCCGCTGGGCGGACGATCTGGCGCTCACCCCCACGGCGCTGGTGAAACGGGCGGACGTGGTGGTGAAACTCCGGGACAACTCGGCCCGCCAGCGCTGGCTGGTCGACCCGGCCCCGGCGTCCGCCAGGTCGGTCCCCGAGGACCCGGACGCCTGCGGCGCGGGCTGCGGGGCGCCCGCCGCCGAGGCCCATGACCGGACGCCCGTCCAGGCGCCTGGCCGGGCGTCGGAGGCCGACGACCGCGCGCCGAGCGGGCCGCAGCGCCCGGACCGGTCCCGGCGCGAGCTCTGA
- a CDS encoding VOC family protein — protein MTSEAFTTCLWFDGRAEEAADHYLSVFKNSEPGRVTRYTEAGPGPAGTAITVDFTLNGQHFLALNGGPEFTFNESVSFQIHCADQDEVDYYWDRLTQDGGRPGQCGWLKDRFGVSWQVVPTELPGLLADPDHEKAARTTRALFAMTKPDIGALRAAYAGE, from the coding sequence ATGACCAGCGAGGCATTCACCACCTGTCTGTGGTTCGACGGCCGGGCCGAGGAGGCCGCGGACCACTATCTGTCCGTGTTCAAGAACTCCGAGCCCGGCCGGGTCACCCGGTACACCGAGGCGGGCCCCGGCCCCGCCGGGACCGCCATCACCGTCGACTTCACCCTCAACGGCCAGCACTTCCTCGCGCTCAACGGCGGACCGGAGTTCACGTTCAACGAATCGGTCTCGTTCCAGATCCACTGCGCCGACCAGGACGAGGTCGACTACTACTGGGACCGGCTCACCCAGGACGGCGGCCGGCCCGGGCAGTGCGGCTGGCTCAAGGACAGGTTCGGGGTGTCATGGCAGGTCGTCCCCACCGAACTGCCCGGACTGCTCGCCGACCCCGACCATGAGAAGGCGGCCCGGACGACCCGCGCCCTGTTCGCGATGACGAAGCCCGACATCGGCGCGCTGCGCGCCGCGTACGCGGGGGAGTAG
- a CDS encoding alpha-hydroxy-acid oxidizing protein: protein MSGHAADFQYEIYLNGMTGAVPRLPTDLTRLAELTEQRLGSGPVGYVAGGAGDGSTDRANRAALDRLRIVPRVLRDVHVRDLSVHVLGRTLPAPVALAPIGVLSILHPEAEGAAARAAAVRGVPYIHSSAASTPIEQVAEALGDAERWFQLYWSKDREVTRSFLTRARDTGFTVLFVTLDTPLLAWRPRDLDQAYLPFLRGVGTANYFTDPAFQAGLARPVHEDPDAAVMHFIGLFSDPSNTWPDLAFLRENWDGPIVLKGVLHPDDARAAADAGMDGVVVSNHGGRQVAGAIGAADALPAVVDAVGDRLDILFDSGVRSGADIAKVLALGARAVLIGRPYAYGLALDGQAGVDHVIRCLLAELDLTLALSGHATPATFTAADLRREGDR, encoded by the coding sequence ATGAGCGGACATGCGGCCGACTTCCAGTACGAGATCTATCTGAACGGTATGACCGGGGCGGTGCCCAGACTGCCCACCGATCTGACCCGCCTCGCGGAACTCACCGAACAGCGGCTCGGTTCCGGACCGGTCGGCTATGTGGCGGGCGGCGCGGGCGACGGCAGCACCGACCGCGCCAACCGTGCGGCACTCGACCGGCTGCGGATCGTGCCCCGTGTGCTGCGGGACGTCCACGTGCGCGACCTGTCCGTGCACGTGCTGGGCCGCACCCTGCCCGCGCCCGTGGCGCTCGCCCCGATCGGTGTGCTGTCGATCCTGCACCCCGAAGCCGAGGGCGCCGCCGCCCGGGCCGCCGCCGTCCGCGGGGTGCCCTACATCCACTCCAGCGCCGCCAGCACCCCCATCGAGCAGGTCGCCGAGGCCCTGGGTGACGCCGAACGCTGGTTCCAGCTCTACTGGTCCAAGGACCGCGAGGTCACCCGCAGCTTCCTGACCCGGGCCCGGGACACCGGGTTCACCGTCCTGTTCGTCACCCTCGACACCCCGCTGCTCGCGTGGCGGCCCCGGGACCTCGACCAGGCGTATCTGCCGTTCCTGCGCGGGGTGGGCACCGCCAACTACTTCACCGACCCCGCGTTCCAGGCGGGACTCGCCCGGCCCGTGCACGAGGACCCGGACGCCGCCGTCATGCACTTCATCGGCCTCTTCTCCGATCCCTCGAACACCTGGCCGGATCTCGCGTTCCTCCGGGAGAACTGGGACGGTCCGATCGTCCTCAAGGGGGTGCTGCACCCGGACGACGCCCGGGCCGCCGCCGACGCGGGGATGGACGGTGTCGTCGTCTCCAACCACGGCGGACGCCAGGTCGCGGGCGCCATCGGCGCCGCCGACGCGCTGCCCGCCGTGGTCGACGCCGTCGGCGACCGGCTCGACATCCTGTTCGACAGCGGTGTCCGCTCCGGCGCCGACATCGCCAAGGTCCTCGCGCTCGGCGCCCGCGCCGTGCTGATCGGGCGGCCCTACGCCTACGGGCTCGCCCTCGACGGCCAGGCGGGCGTCGACCATGTGATCCGCTGTCTGCTCGCCGAACTCGATCTGACCCTCGCCCTGTCCGGGCACGCCACCCCCGCCACGTTCACCGCGGCCGACCTGCGGCGCGAGGGCGACCGATGA
- a CDS encoding nitroreductase family deazaflavin-dependent oxidoreductase, translated as MPLQGQYEPSPTAWVREQVELYERSGGTEGTTLRDMPVVVLTTLGARSGKLRKSPVMRVEHEGRYAAVASLGGAPNNPVWYHNLLGDPRLELQDGPVRQDMTAREVTGAERDEWWERAVAAYPDYAAYEEKTERVIPVFVLEPSEAPH; from the coding sequence ATGCCTTTGCAGGGCCAGTACGAACCGAGCCCGACCGCCTGGGTCCGTGAGCAGGTCGAACTGTACGAACGCTCCGGCGGCACCGAGGGCACGACCCTGCGGGACATGCCCGTGGTCGTGCTGACCACCCTGGGCGCGCGCAGCGGGAAGCTCCGCAAGTCACCGGTGATGCGGGTGGAGCACGAGGGCCGCTACGCGGCGGTCGCCTCCCTCGGCGGAGCACCGAACAACCCGGTCTGGTACCACAATCTGCTGGGCGATCCCCGGCTGGAGCTCCAGGACGGCCCGGTCCGGCAGGACATGACGGCCCGTGAGGTGACCGGCGCGGAGCGGGACGAGTGGTGGGAGCGCGCGGTGGCGGCGTACCCCGACTACGCGGCGTACGAGGAGAAGACGGAGCGGGTGATCCCGGTCTTCGTCCTGGAGCCCTCCGAAGCGCCGCACTGA
- a CDS encoding FUSC family protein, which yields MSEENRASPEAAAGRTAHAPRAAGVVRRWRDPVVVQILRSTAAATISYAVALQLSDVEAPLTAPLTALLVVQVTLYATITTGVRRVNSVVIGVLIAVGFSSLVGLSWWSLALIILASLTVGQFVRVGEFVPEVAISAMLVLGVTQVGASAWDRVLETLIGAVVGLSFNFLLAPPVWVDTAGESIENLARRMRRLLLRGGEQLITPTAPEQAEQRLFEARQLDDDVADVDAALRQAEDSLRLNPRVREGLLNRVVLRTGLDTLEICVVVVRVLSRTFTDLSRERPHEPLLPRGTGAALQETLDHIADAVVSFAVLVTTQVSTNADAAEARLAEELSAAVASRDRAARLLLDDVREDPRGWQLHGALLTEVDRLLDELDMEHRSRRLMEELDRSAREQRQRFSWLGRLRSLFPGGGGSRGSERG from the coding sequence ATGAGCGAGGAGAACCGTGCGTCGCCGGAAGCGGCGGCCGGACGGACGGCGCACGCGCCCCGGGCGGCCGGCGTCGTCCGGCGCTGGCGCGACCCCGTGGTGGTGCAGATCCTGCGGTCCACGGCGGCGGCCACCATCTCGTACGCCGTCGCGCTCCAGCTCAGCGACGTCGAGGCGCCGCTGACCGCGCCGCTGACCGCGCTCCTGGTGGTGCAGGTGACGCTCTACGCCACGATCACCACCGGCGTCCGCCGGGTGAACTCGGTGGTCATCGGCGTATTGATCGCCGTCGGCTTCAGCTCGCTGGTGGGGCTGAGCTGGTGGAGCCTCGCCCTGATCATCCTGGCGTCGCTGACGGTGGGCCAGTTCGTCCGGGTGGGCGAGTTCGTGCCCGAGGTGGCGATCAGCGCGATGCTCGTGCTCGGGGTGACCCAGGTGGGCGCGTCCGCCTGGGACCGGGTGCTGGAGACGCTGATCGGGGCGGTGGTCGGCCTGTCGTTCAACTTCCTGCTGGCGCCGCCCGTGTGGGTGGACACCGCCGGGGAGTCCATCGAGAACCTGGCGCGCCGGATGCGGCGGCTGCTGCTGCGGGGCGGTGAACAGCTCATCACCCCGACCGCGCCCGAGCAGGCCGAGCAGCGGCTGTTCGAGGCACGGCAGCTGGACGACGACGTGGCGGACGTGGACGCGGCGCTGCGGCAGGCGGAGGACAGCCTGCGGCTCAACCCCCGGGTCCGTGAGGGTCTGCTGAACCGGGTGGTGCTGCGGACCGGTCTCGACACCCTGGAGATCTGTGTGGTCGTCGTCCGGGTCCTCTCCCGGACGTTCACCGATCTGAGCAGGGAACGTCCGCACGAGCCGCTGCTGCCGCGCGGGACGGGCGCGGCGCTCCAGGAGACGCTGGACCATATCGCCGACGCCGTCGTCAGTTTCGCGGTCCTGGTGACCACTCAGGTCAGCACCAACGCGGACGCCGCCGAGGCACGGCTGGCGGAGGAGCTGAGTGCCGCGGTCGCGAGCCGGGACCGGGCGGCGCGGCTCCTGCTGGACGACGTACGGGAGGACCCGCGCGGCTGGCAGCTCCACGGGGCGCTGCTGACCGAGGTGGACCGGCTGCTGGACGAGCTGGACATGGAGCACCGCAGCAGGCGGCTGATGGAGGAACTGGACCGCAGCGCGCGTGAGCAGCGGCAGCGGTTCTCCTGGCTGGGACGGCTGAGGTCCCTGTTCCCGGGCGGGGGCGGGAGCCGGGGCAGCGAGCGGGGTTGA
- a CDS encoding phosphotransferase, producing the protein MRERPTGVTESELIRALRDWEVGPVSLDYAPVGFGDYHWSATGEDGRRWFLTLADLPHKPYCGEGADGAFDGLRRALDTSAALYAAGLDSVVAPLPARDGATVRRVGERYALSVLPWTDAPSGEFGQELTAPERARIMRMLAALHRAAPPAAARVLPPDLPARARLESALAGTDGPWGPGPYGGPARELLRTRATGLRTRLAEFDRRARRLRDRGPELVVTHGEPHPGNVLWRSGGEPLLVDWDTAGLAVPERDLWHAAGPGGTDEAALETWAQASGRTPDRSALELYRLRWDLDDVCAFLDMFRAPHGRSSDTDDAWRWMEDTVTRLVDGSR; encoded by the coding sequence ATGAGAGAGCGCCCCACCGGTGTCACCGAGTCCGAACTGATCCGCGCGCTGCGCGACTGGGAGGTCGGGCCGGTCTCGCTCGACTACGCCCCGGTCGGCTTCGGTGACTACCACTGGAGCGCGACCGGGGAGGACGGGCGGCGCTGGTTCCTGACCCTGGCCGATCTGCCGCACAAGCCGTACTGCGGCGAGGGCGCGGACGGCGCGTTCGACGGGCTGCGCCGCGCCCTGGACACCTCGGCCGCGCTGTACGCGGCCGGGCTGGACTCCGTGGTGGCGCCGCTGCCCGCCCGGGACGGTGCGACGGTACGCCGGGTCGGCGAGCGGTACGCGCTGAGTGTGCTGCCGTGGACCGACGCGCCGTCCGGGGAGTTCGGGCAGGAGCTCACCGCCCCGGAGCGCGCCCGGATCATGCGGATGCTCGCCGCCCTGCACCGCGCCGCGCCACCCGCCGCGGCCCGGGTGCTGCCACCGGACCTGCCCGCGCGCGCACGGCTGGAGTCGGCGCTCGCGGGGACGGACGGGCCGTGGGGTCCGGGCCCGTACGGCGGTCCGGCGCGGGAGTTGCTCCGTACCCGGGCGACGGGGCTGCGCACGAGGCTGGCGGAGTTCGACCGGCGGGCGCGGCGACTGCGCGACCGCGGGCCGGAGTTGGTCGTCACCCATGGCGAACCGCATCCGGGCAATGTGCTGTGGCGCTCCGGCGGAGAGCCGCTGCTCGTCGACTGGGACACCGCCGGACTCGCGGTCCCCGAACGCGATCTGTGGCACGCGGCCGGGCCCGGCGGGACCGACGAGGCGGCGCTGGAGACCTGGGCGCAGGCGAGCGGGCGGACGCCGGACCGGTCCGCGCTGGAGCTGTACCGGCTGCGCTGGGACCTGGACGACGTGTGCGCGTTCCTGGACATGTTCCGCGCGCCGCACGGGCGTTCGTCCGACACCGACGACGCGTGGCGGTGGATGGAGGACACGGTCACACGGCTGGTGGACGGCTCCCGATAG
- a CDS encoding threonine synthase has product MDGRSGRTYPLDALRWRGDDGGPLTVSPLPGLAPGDIDGSVRSLWRYRAALPLPGGRPPVSLGEGMTPLVEGEWAGARVRFKLEWFNPTGSFKDRGSSVMVSALAARGVREVVEDSSGNGGSSVAAYCAAAGIGATVLVPEGTSPAKVLQTRAYGARITPVPGGREATAAEALRRAGEVMYAGHNWHPYFLQGTKTLAYELWEDLGFRAPDAVVTVAGAGSTVLGCDLGFSELLAAGRIARLPRLLVAQPAACAPLHAAFRSEPVPEFGPTIAEGTAIRAPVRLPEVVAAVRRSGGDMAAIPERDIASAVRALASRGLYVEPTSATAAAAIDVFRARGAIRDGETTVVVLTGSGLKATGVLAGLFPADTAT; this is encoded by the coding sequence ATCGACGGGCGTTCGGGGCGGACGTATCCGCTGGACGCCCTGCGCTGGCGCGGGGACGACGGCGGTCCGCTGACCGTGTCGCCGCTGCCCGGCCTCGCGCCGGGGGACATCGACGGCTCGGTCCGTTCCCTGTGGCGCTACCGCGCCGCGCTGCCGCTGCCCGGCGGCCGTCCCCCGGTGAGCCTCGGGGAAGGGATGACGCCGCTGGTGGAGGGCGAGTGGGCGGGGGCCCGGGTCCGTTTCAAGCTGGAGTGGTTCAACCCGACGGGGAGCTTCAAGGACCGGGGCAGCAGTGTGATGGTCTCGGCGCTGGCCGCCCGGGGCGTACGGGAGGTCGTGGAGGACAGTTCCGGCAACGGCGGTTCGTCGGTCGCCGCCTACTGCGCGGCGGCCGGGATCGGCGCCACGGTCCTCGTCCCGGAGGGGACCTCGCCCGCCAAGGTGCTCCAGACGCGGGCGTACGGGGCGCGGATCACCCCGGTGCCGGGCGGCCGGGAGGCCACCGCGGCGGAGGCTCTGCGGCGCGCCGGGGAGGTGATGTACGCGGGGCACAACTGGCATCCGTACTTCCTCCAGGGGACGAAGACCCTCGCGTACGAGCTGTGGGAGGACCTCGGGTTCCGTGCCCCGGACGCGGTGGTGACCGTGGCGGGCGCGGGCAGCACGGTCCTCGGCTGCGATCTGGGGTTCTCGGAGCTGCTCGCCGCGGGGCGGATCGCGCGCCTTCCCCGGCTGCTGGTCGCCCAGCCCGCGGCGTGCGCCCCGCTGCACGCCGCGTTCCGGTCGGAGCCCGTACCGGAGTTCGGCCCGACGATCGCGGAGGGCACCGCGATCCGTGCACCGGTACGGCTGCCCGAGGTGGTGGCCGCGGTCCGCCGCTCCGGCGGGGACATGGCCGCGATCCCCGAGCGGGACATCGCGTCGGCGGTCCGCGCTCTCGCGAGCCGGGGGCTGTACGTGGAGCCGACCAGCGCGACGGCCGCCGCCGCGATCGACGTGTTCCGTGCCCGGGGCGCGATCCGGGACGGTGAGACGACGGTCGTGGTGCTGACCGGTTCGGGCCTCAAGGCGACGGGTGTCCTCGCCGGGCTGTTCCCGGCGGACACCGCGACCTGA